In the genome of Rhodothermales bacterium, the window TACCAGGGCACGCTGATCGACCTGCACGACGACCGCTGGAAGTTCATGAACACGCTCTTCTCGATCTCGGAGGCGTGCATGTACATGCAGCTGGTGGAACTGCTCGACGCCGGCAAGCTCCCTCCCTCGCTCGGCTATGAAAACCTCTACCGGCATGTCCGCGAAGTGCTCGACGAAGCCCACCTCGAAGGCCTGCTCAAACAGGAGATCATCGACCACCCCGAGCGGTTCGTCCAGCCCGACCCGGACGTGCCGCTGACGCTGCTCGACCAGAAGGAGGCCGGCAAAAAGGTGATGCTCATCACCAATTCCGAATGGAGCTACGCCGCGCCCATGCTGTCGTACGTGTTCGACCCGCACCTGCCCGGCACGATGACATGGCGCGACCTCTTCCACTACACCATCGTCGGCGCCCGCAAGCCGGACTTCTTTTCGAGTCGCTCTCCGGTCTTCGAGGTCGTCAACGAGGAAGGCCTCCTGCGCGAACACCGCCGGCCGCTGCAGGAAGGCGGCATCTACGTCGGTGGCAACGCCGCGCTCGTCGAGCGGTCCCTCGGCCTGACCGGCGAAAAAATCCTCTACGTGGGCGACCACATCTTCTCGGACGTCAAGGTGTCCAAGGCGCTGCTGCGGTGGCGCACGGCGCTCATCATCCGGGAACTGGAGGACGAGATCCGCGCGATCGACGCCTTCGAGGAGCAGCAGTACACGCTCTCGATGCTCATGCACCAGAAGGAAGAACTCGAGAGCGAGTTTTCGGCGCTCCGGCTGGAAAGGCAGCGTAACGTCCGCCAGTACGGCCCGCAGACGGACCGGAGCCCGGCGACCCTCGACGCGCAGTTGCAGGAATTGCGCCGGCAGCTCGTCGCCC includes:
- a CDS encoding HAD-IG family 5'-nucleotidase translates to MSQIPREKGIFCNRTLNLRSIEAIGYDMDYTLIHYDMAAWEERAYAYLREGLKRNLHWPVDDLAFDPDLAMQGLIVDTQTGNVLKANRFGYVKRVFHGTKPMDFTQQRDLYQGTLIDLHDDRWKFMNTLFSISEACMYMQLVELLDAGKLPPSLGYENLYRHVREVLDEAHLEGLLKQEIIDHPERFVQPDPDVPLTLLDQKEAGKKVMLITNSEWSYAAPMLSYVFDPHLPGTMTWRDLFHYTIVGARKPDFFSSRSPVFEVVNEEGLLREHRRPLQEGGIYVGGNAALVERSLGLTGEKILYVGDHIFSDVKVSKALLRWRTALIIRELEDEIRAIDAFEEQQYTLSMLMHQKEELESEFSALRLERQRNVRQYGPQTDRSPATLDAQLQELRRQLVALDEAIGELAVAAGELHNPNWGLLMHAGNDKSHFARQLEHSADIYMSRVSNFLNYTPFVYLRSFRGSLPHSPMDQSDYSSLAK